The following nucleotide sequence is from Paracrocinitomix mangrovi.
ATTTATTCAAAACTATCGAAAGAAATTTTCAAAATTGCGACCAGAACGCGAGCAATTTTATTCAATCCGGAATATTAGAAACCCTCCAGAATGCTACTTCTACAGCTGGACTTGATTTAAGAACTTGTTACAAAATGCTCATGAATCAAAATGTTCTCCGTATCTGGAATAGAGTCTTGCAGGGGTAGAAAACGTGAGCTAAAACAATATGTAAAGCCTGCGCCCAAGAGCTACGCAAATACAATTCAACAGACATTTCATTTTCATTGAACGAAGTAATTTGCTAGCTTTACTCAAACGTTATGTGTTATTACAATATTGCCAAAAATGGACTTTACGTTATGGTTGGAATTTGAGGAAGTTGACCCAAAAAGTTGGAACAAAGACAATGACTTTGCCAATATTCGCATTGAACTTAATGACGGAAGGGCTTACGGGTTGAATGTTTGGACTTTCCAATTCTTAGAAACTTGTAGAACAGAACTTCAGGAATCGGGCGAAAACTTAGGCGGAATTTTCATGAAACCACCAGATCTATTAGTCCAAGAATTGACCAGAGATTGTATCGAAAAAACAATCGAACAATTACTCAAAGAAGGAAACTTGGAGGACACCCTTAATCCCTCAATTGTTGCCGAATAAAAAATCATTACTTGTACATGCTGGAAGTGTTACGTCTAGAAAAATGCCACACAACACAATAGCTAAAGTCCGAAACTTGTTCACACACAATTCAACCACAATTTCATTTTCGTTGAACAAAGTAAATTGCTAGCTTTAGCCAAACGTTAGCTGTCATTGACAATATGAGTGAATTAATTGATGAAAATGAAAAGTTCGGAACTAAGCATCAATTTATTTTCGGACAGAACTCAATGACAATTCGTGAAAGAAAGCTAACTGGAAGTCGTACGGTTATTGAAATACCTTTAAATGACATTCAGGAAATCAATTACATAAAACCGAGAATTTCGACAATTGCTATTCTACTTTCTATTTTGTTATTTCCAATTATATTCATTTTTGAATTCGGAATTTTCGGACCAATATTTCAAAAGTCTATAGTGCAAATCAAATATAATGTTGGAGGTGAATTGGCTATCGGAAACTACATTTCCAAAATCAGCAAGAAAGACTTGCAGGAAATGAAATCCCTAGTAAAAAACGGTACCTATCACAATAGGTAAAGCGCATGTTCTACCCTTTTTTGCCAATCCTCCCAATAGCTATCGGGATCGCACGCAATTCAACTACAATTTTATTTTCGTTGAACAAAGTAAATTGCTAGCTTTAGCCACACGTTAGCATCAATTACAATATGACTAAAGTAATATTTACAATATTTCTTTTTGTTGGAATTTCTTGTCATTGTCAAATTGATTTAACGAATTCAACTTGGATCACCACCCATAAGACAACCTTTAAATTCTTCGACAAGTCGGTTCAGGCATCTCATCTAGACTATTTATCTGAATATGAAATTAATGGTGACACCTTACATTTTATCCATGATTTTTCAGTAGTTGAAAGTGTAACTGTTGGAAAGAAGAAAATCCCAAGAAGAGATTTTGAATTACCAGATTCATATTTCATTATGAGTCAATCAAATCCTGACTCTTTAATTTTGACCGCTATAAATCCGACAGCCATTCATCTTGTCAATGAATTAAAAGGCAGTTTTGGTTATTACCTTACGGACAAGGAAGCAATTAAATGGGAAAAATCAGGAAATCCTCCCCAAAATTTACCTAAACAACTGGACAGAACCTTAACTTTTTGGAATATCAATACTATTAAAAAAGACCGCCAAATTCATTCAATAGACATGTCAACAGTTTCTTATGGGTGGACAGGAATACATTATTTTGATATCAAATTTGATAGCAGCTTGAATTATTCCTGTCGCAGAATAGTTCAAGACTACAATAGCAAAGAAAAAATTGAAACATTCTACTTCAATGGGAGATTTGATCAATACCAGTTTGACAAAATTGAAAGATTATTTGGATTATCAGATTTACCTGACTCGGGTTCAACTAAATTCAACAGAGTAATGGCAACACATGACTCAAATTTTAGTCTAACTGTTAAACACAATCTTGGTATTTCATCAATGGCAGGAAATCGAGCTTCCCTGCCTGATTACGTTCGAGATTTCTTTGACTCTATTCACAGATATTTTCCATTAGAAGAGGATGAAACAGAAATTGAACAAACCGATTTTCCTGAATCCATGTTTGTAAAAAACTGATGCTAACACAGTAGGTTAAGTTCATGCCCGACACTCTGGCCACGCTTTTCCCTCCCAGTACGTGTACATATCCGGGCTGCCATCTCCCAATAGCTATCGGACCGGGGTTTTGGCCACCGCACTCGCATACGATAAATTGTTAGCTTTGCTTAAACGTTATGTACCATTCGCTAGACTTATGGCAAATTGCCCTCATTGTGGAGAAAAATTAGGATTTTGGAAAGTCATCTCATTGAAACCTGAGACAAATCTTATCGAGTGCCATAATTGTAATTATAACTTGAAGGCAGAAATCCATTACTTGTATCACAAAGTCCTTACAATTTTAATTGTAGCCGTTGCAGGTATTAGATTATCGAAATGGATCAAAGATGAAATGATACCCGGAAGTAATCTTGTTCTTATTCTATCCATTTTAATTTTTATTGTCGGACTGAGATATTTCTATAACAAAGTAACTCTGGTTGTATACAATACGGGAGAAAAATCAATAGGAGATATTTATCAGGAAATAAACCAAACAAAATTAGAGGCTGCAAAAATCAAGGAAATAAAGAAATTTAAAGAACAATATTTCAACATGAAAAACTCTGAACTGGAGGAAATCGCAACTCAAAACGGCTGGCAAGAAACTGCTAAGATTGCTGCCCAAGAAATTCTGAGTGCAAGGAAAAATGATACCTAAAGGTAACTTCCAATAGGATTAGTATTATATTAAAAGAAATGAGATTATTAATTATTTGTTTAGCGTTTTTTAATCTAATCACAACTAATTGGTTACTTAGTCAAGACAGTACACAATTTTATTCCATTACAGATTCTGTAATTACATATTCTTATGGGAAGGAATCCTATAATTATCTGGTCAAAAAGGAATTTAATGTTGTTGAAAACCCATATGAATTAGTCAATCTTTCTGCAAATGCTTCGAGTTATAAATTTCCAGGTCACGAGAATAATGTTTACCTACATGTAGCTTATGTCTATCAATTAAGCTTCATGGGACAAATTCAAATCGACTTTCTATTTGAAACAGATTCTGAAAACAAAAAAGTTGTAAATATCTACTCAAGAAAAACTCATTTCTCTTTTTTATTTAATTCAAATAATTATACACAATTAAACCAACTTTTAACAAAAGGTGAAATTTTACAGATTGTAAATTCAAACTTAGGAGTGAAAACCGATAGTATTAGAAATATTGGAAATCAGAAATTCCCAGTTTTAATGTGTATAGGTAAGGACACCTTACTAGGAGACAAAAATTTCCTAATACATTTGGCTGTGATCAAGACGAAAGAAAAAACGGACAGCTGTTCCAGTCAGATCATTACAAAAGACAATTCATTTATTTCTACCAAAGAGCTTGCAAACAAAAACTATTCACCTGCACTTTTAATATATACGACTGAACAGTTCCTTCCCAAAAAGGAAAGAAATGAATATAATGAATGGTTAACACACAGAAGAGAAATTGTATTTGACCTTAACAAAATGAGAATAATACAAGACCATTATCTATCGTCTTGGGATAGCCCTGTACACCGAAAGTAGAAAACTACACCTAACACAGTAGGTAAAATTCATAGCCATCACTTTGGCCGCGCTTTCCCTCTCAGTACTCGTACATATCCGGGTGGCCACTACTCGGTCGGACAGCCAGAGCACGGGTTTTGGCCACCGCACTTCAAGACGGCATTCTACTTCAGCTTCGCTTCCGTAGAACAAGGTAAATGCCTAACTTTACGCAAACTTTAGCATTAATTAAGGCAAATGTATAGCTATAAGGAATTTCCAGAACAAGTTAAGAATGCAGCTCCAAAATCACTGAGTCAATTTGGATTCCATTTAACTGAAGAAGTTGAAGATCATTGCCTACGTTATAAAAATGATAAATGGCAAATCAGTTTTATCTGTGATCATGGGGCTATTGACGTTTATCTAGTGAATCTGTTTGACAAAAACAAATACTACTTGCCTAAAGTATTGCAATTTTGGTTCCCTCAATCGGAAAAAGCACAGAAATTCCCAGAGTTCTTCTGGGGTTCAGAAAAATCAGTCAATTATCAAGTCGAAATTCTAGCAGAGTTTTATGCAGAATTCGACAAAAAATATGAGGACCTGAAAAACAATTTCAGGCAAAATAAAGAATACAATCAGAAAATATTCCAATTCATGATAAAACAAGGTTCCAAAGAACTGAAGGAGCTCTTTGAAAATGGTGATCCAAATTGGAAGAAACTGGCTCTAGAAGAAATGAAACAAAACAGCTGAATAAAAAACTAATGCTAACACAGTAAGCAAAGCTCACGTCCACCCTTGGCCAGCACACTTGCTCCCAGTTGCGTGTACAAAATCCTGGTTTGGCCTAACACGGTGGACAGCCAGAGTCCGGGGTTTTGGCTTACGTACTTTCGCACGCAATTCAACTACAATTTTATTTTCGTTGAACAAAGTAAATTGCTAGCTTTAGCCAAACGTTAGGTTTAATTAATAGTTACCTTGAATTGTTGATGACATCAATTGGTAAATACTTATTTGCAGTGCTTAGGTTTATATTCTTTTTTCTTTTATTCGGTTCAAATAGTTTATTTGGTCAAGTTTGGCCATCAAAAGGTATCAGCAATTTAAAGGGTAATGTTCTTCAAATTCGAGAAACGACAATGACGCCCGTAAAATCGAAAAAAGAACTTGGAATATGCGACACGAATTCAATTTCGATATACGTACTGAATAACCAAGGAACTTTATCCAGAGATACTTTTATAATTTGGCCTTTTGACATTTGGCCAAACATGGACACTTCGATTACGGAGTATTTCTATAGTGACTCTGGACTTTTGATATCAGAGCACTATTGTGATCTTGGAAATGACTTTTGCAACGACAATATTTATGAGTTTAATCAAAATGGTCAACCATCAGCTGTAATTGTTTATTCTGCAAAAGGTGACTCTATTAGCAGAATAGAATATGACTATAATACTGATGGATTAGAAATTGAAAGAAGAATTTATAGTGCCTTTGTGATCGGAGGTAATCTACTCTACACTTATCAGTTTGAATATAATTCAAATCGTGAGATTACTAGCAGAAGATATTTTACAGCAGATGGAAAGGTTAAATCATACAATGTATTTGAATATCAGAACGGACTTTATATAAAATCCATTGTAGATCCTATTAAAGGAAAAAAAATTATTGAAGAAATATCCTATGTATTTGACGAAGTCGGAAATTGGGTTTCAAAAACTTCAAGAGTGAATGGAAAAATAACGGGCTTTGTGACTCGTGAAATCATATATAAGAAAAACTAAACCTTACACAGTAGGTAAAGTTCAAGCCCGACACTCTGGCCACGCTTTTCCCTCCCAGTGCGTGTACATATCCGGGCTGCCATCTCTCGGTCGGACAAACCAGAATCCGGGGTTTTGGCCACCGCACATCAAGACGGCATTCTACTTCAGCTTCGCTTCCGTAGAACAAGGTAAATGCCTAACTTTACCCAAACGTTAGCATTAATTAGGTGAGCATATTCAGTAGACTTTTTCAAAAATCTAATCAAATTGAGAAACCCTACAATTTGGACTCTCTTGATGAAGTACGCGCTGAGAAACGAATTGAAATTTTTGAAGAATTAGTTTCACCTGTTATGAGCTCAATAGGTCTAAACAATTGGAATGGCAAATACCTTTGGTTTAGTGACTTTAATTCTGAAGGAATTAAATTTGTGGTTGAGTACCAAGTTTTCAAGGGTTTTGGCGGTTCTTTCGCTTTCGGAATATGCTACGAAAATGTACCAACCGTCTCAAATTGGAAAAAACTGGTTAATCACAAAACTGACAAGTCAACTAAAATACATTATTACAAGAGGCTTGAGGGATGGCAAGCAAGCTATGACGGAACTGACCGCACTTCAGGTCGTGACATAGTTAGCCATTGGAATGAAGTTGATTTTCGAAAGACGCTCTTTACAATTTTAGAAAGCTTGCCGTCAAGATTAGAGCCGTGGTTCAAAGCAAGATCAAATAGGGACCAAAACATTCTGGAACTACAAAATGAAATCAAAGGAAACACAGAGTTTGTTCGCAGAATAGTGAATCCCGATTATATACTTTGCTTTCTGAACGCCGAAAAGGGTGATCTTGAAAAAAGTAAAGTACATTTCTCCAAGTACTTTGATGAGAAACTTGCTATATCAAAAGAATTCGAGCCTATGCAGGAACTTATCTCAAAGCGAATTGAAAAACTAACCCTAACACAGTAGGTAAAGCTAAGCGTCCACACTTGGCCGGCGCACTTGGATCCTCAATAAATTGCTAACTTTAACCAAACGTTAGGTAGCATTACGATTTGACCCATGGGACTGTTCAAGAAAAAAAAATCAGCTAATTCAGGTAATCACACAAAAATCAGAAGAAAGGTTGAAATTGAAGGTCTGTCAATACCTGGAATAATATTTAATCTCGATTATCACATCATAGATCTAAAAGTTTATTCTGATGGAATAGTTGATTGTTGGGAAATGGTCGACCTTCCAATTTTTCAAGAAAAGCTTAAGAAAAATTGGGTTGTAACGAGCATTCCAGAAGGAGGTGAAATTTCAATCTTCGAATTGGGACGTTGGAAAATCAAAAACGGCAATTGGAATTTTAATCAACAGACATATTTTGATTTTGTTAAAAGTCTTGTTAAGGAGCTAAATCCAAAGATGGAAAACCTCTATAACATGCATGGAACCACTTCATTAAAAGTGAATGGCGTGAACACCTTTAAACTTGGAATTTCTTCACCAGAACCTTACTACGTGGCAAATGAAATTGGAATACACAAAGAAACTTTTGCTGGAAAGAAATTCTCGGTTTTCTTTCGTGACGAAGATGACCAATTCTACTTTTCTCAAATGAGCATTTTCAAAGATGGACTTGTACAATTAAATGACATACCAAATAGTAAAACATACAAATTTGAGGACATAAGAAAACTAATTGATTCCAAGACAATTCTTTCTGAAATTCCAAACGGCAATCGTGTTAACCTTGGAAACCTTGGGTCATTTGAATTAGAATCTGGCTATGGTGTTGACATTGAAGAAAAATACCTTGATTTTCAAGATCAGTTCAACGTGCTACAAGGAAAAGAAGACTCATTGAGAAAATGCATTCGTATTTTCAAAGAGTTCATGGAACAGCCAACTGCCAGCAAGAAGGAAGAATTGAAAGTTGCATACGAAACTATTCCGAAACATAAAAGGATGTACGTTGGAGATATGGACACCAAAGACTTTCATTTGAAGCTGATTCTGTATGGTGAAGCTACTAAGCAAGAATGGGAAGAACGTTATGGTTACCCTATGCCTGATTT
It contains:
- a CDS encoding DUF7638 domain-containing protein produces the protein MGLFKKKKSANSGNHTKIRRKVEIEGLSIPGIIFNLDYHIIDLKVYSDGIVDCWEMVDLPIFQEKLKKNWVVTSIPEGGEISIFELGRWKIKNGNWNFNQQTYFDFVKSLVKELNPKMENLYNMHGTTSLKVNGVNTFKLGISSPEPYYVANEIGIHKETFAGKKFSVFFRDEDDQFYFSQMSIFKDGLVQLNDIPNSKTYKFEDIRKLIDSKTILSEIPNGNRVNLGNLGSFELESGYGVDIEEKYLDFQDQFNVLQGKEDSLRKCIRIFKEFMEQPTASKKEELKVAYETIPKHKRMYVGDMDTKDFHLKLILYGEATKQEWEERYGYPMPDFKVPELLD